The Pseudomonas sp. FP2309 genome has a window encoding:
- a CDS encoding TolC family protein yields MKTGQKLFGASLLALAISGCAVTSEPIERSVSEQRARSDLHGMYTDQEPLSGPLTLHQAMARAVKYNLEGRLKLMEEALAKRQSDLSSFDMLPRMALSAGYAGRNNTNASSSQSVLTGTQSLEPSTSQDRDRRVADLTMVWNVLDFGVSYISAKQQGDQRLIIQERRRKVINTIVQDVRSAYWRAVAAERLLTQIDSLMARVDKAQVDSQSMSEQRIGDPVQALGYQRSLIEATRQLQEQRRALSLAKTELATLINLPMGTDLKLATPDDYTVPQLKVNLSSLEQEALANRPELREQDYQTRISAAETRKAMLRLLPGLEFSAGGHYDSNSFLVDNRWADYGAKITWNLFNVISAPAAIDVAKAGEEVATARRQAMSIAVLAQVYVANANYQDAVRQFKTNEQLANIDGQILTQLRNRHRAAGLGELDLIQGELNTLQADLRRDLAYADLRNAYGQIFASAGLDPLPEQLDSDRVQTIATALASRESAWAAGNIAAPVPRVVAP; encoded by the coding sequence ATGAAGACAGGTCAAAAGTTGTTCGGCGCCAGCCTGCTGGCGCTGGCGATCAGCGGTTGTGCGGTCACCAGCGAACCGATTGAACGCAGCGTCAGTGAGCAGCGAGCCCGCAGCGATCTGCACGGCATGTACACGGATCAAGAGCCCCTCAGCGGCCCACTGACCCTGCACCAGGCCATGGCCCGAGCGGTGAAATACAACCTCGAAGGCCGCTTGAAGTTGATGGAGGAAGCCTTGGCCAAGCGCCAATCGGACCTTTCCAGCTTCGACATGCTGCCGCGCATGGCGCTGTCGGCAGGCTATGCCGGGCGTAACAACACCAATGCCTCCAGCAGCCAGAGCGTGCTCACCGGCACCCAATCCCTGGAGCCGTCCACCTCCCAGGACCGCGACCGCCGCGTGGCGGACCTGACCATGGTGTGGAACGTGCTCGACTTCGGCGTCAGCTACATCAGCGCCAAGCAGCAGGGCGACCAGCGCCTGATCATTCAGGAACGCCGACGCAAAGTGATCAACACCATCGTCCAGGACGTGCGCTCGGCCTATTGGCGCGCCGTGGCGGCCGAACGTCTGCTGACCCAGATCGACAGCCTGATGGCGCGGGTCGACAAGGCACAGGTCGACAGCCAAAGCATGAGTGAGCAGCGTATCGGCGACCCGGTCCAGGCCCTCGGTTACCAGCGCTCGCTGATCGAAGCCACGCGCCAATTGCAGGAGCAACGCCGTGCGCTGTCCCTGGCCAAGACCGAGCTGGCCACCCTGATCAACCTGCCCATGGGCACCGACCTGAAACTGGCCACCCCGGACGACTACACGGTGCCGCAACTGAAGGTCAATTTGAGCAGCCTGGAACAGGAAGCCCTGGCCAACCGCCCGGAACTGCGTGAGCAGGACTACCAGACTCGCATCAGTGCTGCCGAAACCCGCAAAGCCATGCTGCGCCTGTTGCCGGGCCTGGAGTTTTCCGCCGGCGGGCACTACGACAGCAACTCGTTTCTGGTGGACAACCGTTGGGCTGACTACGGCGCCAAGATCACCTGGAACCTGTTCAACGTGATCTCCGCTCCGGCGGCCATCGACGTGGCCAAGGCCGGTGAAGAGGTCGCTACCGCGCGGCGCCAGGCCATGTCGATTGCCGTGCTGGCGCAAGTCTACGTCGCCAACGCCAACTATCAGGACGCCGTGCGCCAGTTCAAGACCAACGAACAACTGGCCAACATCGATGGGCAGATCCTCACCCAACTGCGCAACCGGCACCGAGCGGCGGGCCTGGGCGAACTGGACCTGATCCAGGGTGAACTCAACACCCTGCAAGCCGACCTGCGCCGCGACCTGGCCTACGCCGACCTGCGCAATGCCTACGGCCAGATCTTCGCCAGTGCCGGGCTCGACCCGTTGCCGGAGCAATTGGACTCTGACCGCGTGCAGACCATCGCCACGGCGCTGGCCAGCCGCGAATCGGCGTGGGCCGCGGGCAATATCGCCGCACCGGTGCCGCGTGTCGTTGCCCCCTAA
- the cysC gene encoding adenylyl-sulfate kinase codes for MSLPPNLVAPTASITRLKREARNGHRGMAILLTGLPASGKSTLAQGLHAALFEQGRQSIVLDGDALRGGLNKDLGFADGDREENIRRASELAALLVANGQIVILAMIAPLVELRAVFADRLGTDYREVWCNASLAVCEGRDPKGHYARARRGDLPGFTGVGSPYEPPADAALMLDTGVLSAQQCVERLLAWLAPGLDCAESSS; via the coding sequence GTGTCGTTGCCCCCTAACCTGGTGGCGCCGACGGCGAGCATCACGCGCCTCAAGCGTGAGGCGCGTAATGGCCATCGCGGCATGGCGATCCTGCTTACCGGTTTGCCTGCCTCGGGTAAATCGACCCTGGCCCAAGGGCTGCACGCCGCACTGTTCGAACAAGGCCGGCAAAGCATCGTGCTCGACGGCGATGCCTTGCGTGGCGGGCTCAATAAAGACCTGGGCTTTGCCGACGGCGACCGCGAGGAAAACATCCGTCGCGCCAGCGAACTGGCGGCGCTGCTGGTGGCGAACGGGCAAATCGTGATCCTGGCGATGATTGCGCCCCTGGTGGAACTGCGTGCGGTGTTTGCCGATCGCCTGGGCACCGACTACCGCGAAGTGTGGTGCAACGCCTCCTTGGCGGTGTGCGAAGGGCGCGACCCCAAAGGACACTACGCCCGTGCGCGAAGGGGCGACTTGCCGGGATTCACCGGCGTCGGCTCACCCTACGAGCCGCCTGCAGATGCAGCGTTGATGCTGGACACCGGTGTGCTGTCGGCGCAGCAATGCGTCGAGCGCTTGCTGGCCTGGCTGGCGCCTGGGCTAGACTGCGCGGAATCGTCTTCTTAG
- a CDS encoding DUF2789 domain-containing protein, with amino-acid sequence MESPVHSLPSLFKQLGLPDDPVSIEQFVSAHSPLKPELHLADAFFWTKSQQAFLREEVLEDADWAEVVDELNLMLRGGRGV; translated from the coding sequence ATGGAATCGCCTGTGCATAGCTTGCCGTCACTGTTCAAACAGCTGGGTTTGCCGGATGACCCGGTCAGCATCGAGCAGTTCGTCTCGGCCCATTCGCCGCTCAAGCCGGAGCTGCACCTGGCGGACGCGTTTTTCTGGACGAAAAGCCAGCAAGCGTTTTTGCGTGAGGAAGTCCTGGAGGATGCGGATTGGGCCGAAGTGGTCGATGAGTTGAATCTGATGTTGCGGGGTGGGCGAGGAGTGTAA
- a CDS encoding MarR family winged helix-turn-helix transcriptional regulator: MNLSSSMVVGARHWRKICQNTLVSYGISEACAVPLLMIGRLGDGVHQVKVAQASGMESPSLVRLLDQLCSGGYVCRTEDAHDRRAKALSLTERGRELVQAVEAQLVRLRREVLADVAYADMEAALRVLRAFEAATL, translated from the coding sequence ATGAACCTCAGCAGCAGCATGGTGGTGGGCGCCCGTCATTGGCGCAAAATCTGCCAGAACACGCTGGTGAGCTATGGCATCTCTGAAGCCTGCGCCGTGCCGCTGTTGATGATCGGCCGCCTGGGCGACGGGGTGCACCAAGTCAAAGTGGCCCAGGCCTCCGGCATGGAAAGCCCGTCACTGGTGCGCCTGTTGGATCAACTGTGCAGCGGCGGCTATGTGTGCCGCACCGAAGACGCCCACGACCGCCGCGCCAAGGCCTTGAGCCTCACCGAGCGTGGCCGTGAGCTGGTGCAGGCGGTGGAAGCGCAACTGGTGCGCCTGCGTCGTGAAGTGCTGGCCGATGTGGCGTACGCCGATATGGAAGCCGCGCTGCGTGTGCTGCGCGCTTTCGAGGCGGCAACGCTGTGA
- a CDS encoding FUSC family protein: MSGFFTGFPPARDWFYGVRTFAASMIALYIAMLMQMPRPYWAMATVYIVSSPFVGPTSSKALYRAIGTLMGAAAAVLFVPMFVQSPYILVVVIALWTGTLLFLSMHLRTANNYALMLAGYTLPLIALPVVDNPLAVWDVAEARTEEIFLGIAVAAVVGAMFWPRRLMPVFDGSVAKWFADAQVYSQRFLTRNVQPEEVSTLRSGMVATFNTLELMIGQLPHEGARPQTVRNTKELRGRMIHLLPVVDALDDALYAIEHRAPQFLEQLTPLLDATRQWLESTTESAPLERWRALRDQVDALQPHGDALDDRHTLLFSNALYRLGEWIDLWQDCRSLQAAIQCESQDTWRAVYRHWRLGRLTPFLDRGLMFYSAFSTVTAIIVASVLWILLGWTDGGSAVILAAVACSFFASMDDPAPQIYRFFFWTAMSVLFASLYLFLVLPNLHDFPMLVLAFAVPFICIGTLTVQPRFYLGMLLTLVNTSSFISIQGAYDADFLNFANVNLAGPVGLLFAFVWTLVARPFGAEFAARRLTRFSWRDIVGLSEPATLAEHRHLAVQMLDRLMQHLPRLALTGQDTGSALRDLRVALNLLDLLAYSPRILGVPRVLLNQVVEGVGAYYKACLKAGERLPAPSGLLMTLDRTRRALNGQGLQDEDDTRLHLLHALAGLRLALLPGVEFIGGSELQAPLPDGAPL, translated from the coding sequence GTGAGCGGATTTTTTACCGGCTTCCCACCCGCCCGTGACTGGTTCTACGGTGTGCGCACCTTCGCCGCGTCGATGATCGCGTTGTACATCGCCATGCTCATGCAAATGCCGCGTCCGTACTGGGCGATGGCCACGGTGTATATCGTTTCCAGCCCGTTTGTCGGTCCCACCAGTTCCAAAGCGCTGTACCGCGCCATCGGTACCCTGATGGGCGCGGCGGCGGCGGTATTGTTTGTGCCGATGTTCGTGCAGTCACCCTACATTTTGGTGGTGGTAATTGCGTTGTGGACCGGCACGTTGCTGTTCCTTTCCATGCACCTGCGCACCGCCAACAACTACGCGCTGATGCTGGCCGGGTATACCTTGCCGCTGATCGCCCTGCCGGTGGTGGATAACCCCCTGGCGGTGTGGGACGTGGCCGAAGCACGCACCGAAGAGATCTTCCTCGGCATCGCGGTGGCCGCCGTGGTGGGCGCGATGTTCTGGCCGCGCCGCCTGATGCCGGTGTTCGACGGCTCGGTGGCCAAGTGGTTTGCCGATGCCCAGGTCTACAGCCAGCGCTTTTTGACCCGCAACGTGCAGCCCGAAGAAGTCAGCACCCTGCGCAGCGGTATGGTTGCGACCTTCAACACCCTCGAATTGATGATCGGCCAGTTGCCCCACGAAGGCGCGCGGCCGCAGACAGTGCGCAACACCAAGGAACTGCGCGGACGGATGATTCACCTGCTGCCAGTGGTGGATGCCCTCGACGATGCGCTGTACGCCATTGAGCACCGGGCGCCGCAGTTTCTCGAGCAGCTCACGCCGCTGCTGGACGCCACCCGGCAGTGGCTGGAAAGCACGACCGAAAGCGCGCCGCTGGAACGTTGGCGTGCCCTGCGTGACCAGGTCGACGCGCTCCAGCCCCACGGCGACGCGCTGGACGACCGCCACACTTTGCTGTTTTCCAACGCGCTGTACCGCCTGGGCGAGTGGATCGATTTGTGGCAAGACTGCCGCAGCCTGCAAGCGGCCATTCAGTGCGAGAGCCAGGACACCTGGCGCGCGGTCTACCGTCACTGGCGCCTGGGCCGGCTTACGCCGTTCCTTGACCGTGGCCTGATGTTCTACTCGGCGTTCTCCACCGTCACGGCGATCATCGTCGCCTCCGTGCTGTGGATTCTGCTGGGCTGGACCGACGGCGGCAGCGCGGTGATTCTGGCGGCGGTGGCGTGCAGCTTTTTCGCATCGATGGACGACCCGGCGCCGCAGATCTACCGGTTCTTTTTCTGGACCGCGATGTCGGTGCTGTTCGCCAGCCTGTACCTGTTTCTGGTCCTGCCCAACCTGCACGATTTCCCGATGCTGGTGCTGGCGTTCGCCGTGCCGTTCATCTGCATCGGCACCCTCACCGTGCAGCCGCGGTTCTACCTGGGCATGTTGCTGACGCTGGTGAACACCTCGTCATTCATCAGCATCCAGGGTGCCTACGACGCGGACTTCCTCAACTTCGCCAACGTCAACCTGGCCGGCCCGGTGGGTCTGCTGTTTGCGTTTGTGTGGACGCTGGTCGCGCGGCCTTTCGGCGCCGAATTCGCCGCCAGGCGCCTGACCCGCTTCAGTTGGCGCGACATCGTCGGGCTCAGCGAGCCCGCCACCCTGGCCGAGCACCGGCACCTGGCTGTGCAAATGCTCGACCGTCTGATGCAGCACCTGCCGCGCCTGGCCCTCACCGGCCAGGACACCGGCAGCGCACTGCGCGACTTGCGCGTGGCGCTGAACCTGCTCGACCTGTTGGCCTACTCGCCGCGCATCCTCGGCGTGCCTCGGGTGTTGCTCAACCAAGTGGTCGAAGGCGTCGGCGCTTACTACAAGGCCTGCCTTAAGGCCGGTGAACGCCTGCCCGCGCCCAGCGGTCTGCTGATGACCCTCGACCGCACGCGCCGCGCCCTCAACGGCCAGGGCTTGCAGGACGAAGACGATACCCGCCTGCACCTGTTGCACGCCCTGGCCGGCCTGCGCCTGGCGCTGTTGCCTGGCGTCGAATTTATTGGCGGCAGCGAACTGCAGGCGCCGCTGCCTGATGGAGCGCCTTTATGA
- a CDS encoding DUF1656 domain-containing protein, with amino-acid sequence MIGDLDISGVFLPTLLVLMGITYVLFLVVHGLLTRMHFYRLVWHRALFNVGLYALLLGAVDSLSRYLMT; translated from the coding sequence ATGATCGGTGATCTGGATATCAGCGGGGTGTTCCTGCCCACGCTGCTGGTGCTGATGGGCATTACGTATGTGTTGTTTCTGGTGGTGCACGGGTTGTTGACGCGCATGCACTTCTATCGCCTGGTCTGGCACCGGGCATTGTTCAATGTGGGGCTCTACGCGCTGTTGCTGGGTGCGGTGGACTCACTCAGTCGATACCTGATGACATGA
- a CDS encoding efflux RND transporter periplasmic adaptor subunit, with protein sequence MKKPFLTIGRVVLTLLIVSFAVVVVWRMVMYYMFAPWTRDGHIRADIVQIAPDVSGLIQRVDVRDNQLVSKGQVLFAVDQDRFKLALRQAQAAVADRQETLAQAQREYKRNRGLGNLVPSEQLEESQSRVARAQSALAEAQVTVDAAQLNLDRSVIRSPVDGYVNDRAPRTQEFVTAGRPVLSVVDSNSFHIDGYFEETKLDGIHVGMAVDIRVIGDNARLRGHVQSIVAGIEDRDRSSGSNLLPNVNPAFSWVRLAQRIPVRIAFDDVPADFRMIAGRTATVSIIGDKPDDGARP encoded by the coding sequence ATGAAAAAACCTTTTTTGACCATCGGCCGTGTAGTCCTGACGTTGTTGATCGTGAGCTTCGCGGTCGTCGTTGTGTGGCGCATGGTCATGTACTACATGTTTGCGCCCTGGACCCGCGACGGGCACATCCGTGCCGATATCGTGCAGATCGCCCCGGACGTGTCCGGGCTGATCCAGCGAGTGGACGTGCGCGACAACCAGTTGGTGAGCAAGGGTCAGGTGCTGTTTGCCGTCGACCAGGACCGCTTCAAGCTGGCCCTGCGCCAAGCCCAGGCCGCCGTGGCCGACCGCCAGGAAACCCTGGCCCAGGCCCAGCGCGAGTACAAGCGCAACCGTGGCCTGGGTAACCTGGTGCCCAGCGAGCAACTGGAAGAAAGCCAGTCCCGCGTGGCCCGCGCCCAGTCCGCGCTGGCCGAGGCCCAAGTGACGGTGGATGCGGCGCAATTGAACCTGGACCGCTCGGTGATCCGCAGCCCGGTGGACGGCTACGTCAACGACCGTGCGCCGCGCACCCAGGAGTTCGTCACCGCAGGTCGCCCGGTGCTGTCGGTAGTGGACAGCAACTCCTTCCACATTGACGGTTACTTCGAGGAGACCAAGCTCGACGGTATCCACGTCGGCATGGCGGTGGACATCCGCGTGATCGGCGACAACGCCCGCCTGCGCGGCCATGTGCAGAGCATCGTCGCCGGCATCGAAGACCGCGACCGCAGCAGCGGCTCCAACCTGCTGCCCAACGTCAACCCGGCGTTCAGCTGGGTGCGTCTGGCCCAGCGAATTCCGGTGCGCATTGCCTTTGACGACGTGCCGGCGGATTTCCGCATGATCGCCGGGCGCACGGCCACGGTGTCGATCATTGGCGATAAACCCGATGACGGAGCCCGGCCATGA
- a CDS encoding efflux transporter outer membrane subunit, whose translation MKQLLTTVALGLLLSACQVVGPDYQVPDKAAVNRSDLQGQLPVDGKNVVSAPVPGDWWKLYQDPRLDELVRQAMASNTDLRVAAANLQRARYQTQQAQSAGGWSAGVKAEAQRLQESGEAFLLADKVPVDNIGSVGITTSYQFDLFGTLQRGIESAQASADAAQAAADIARITLVADVVRSYTQVCAANEELAIANESLELQAQSTRLTQRLRDAGRGDETQVTRSQTQYKSLRADMPRYQAARQAGLFRLSMLLAKPVDQLPAGTGNCAELPHIAQLLPVGDGAALLKRRPDVRQAERQLAAATARIGVATGALYPDIAIGATVGTVGLLDNLGQPATNRWGFGPMISWTVPTNGARARIHEAEAATQGALAHFDGVVLNAIRETQTGLAQYTAMLQRRDALADAEQSAQQAADQTHRFFQAGRESFLADLQATRTYTAMRAQLAAANTQVAMSQIDLFLALGGGWESGRTHAAPASKP comes from the coding sequence ATGAAGCAGCTGTTGACCACGGTCGCACTGGGGTTGCTGCTGTCGGCGTGCCAAGTGGTCGGCCCGGATTACCAGGTGCCGGACAAGGCCGCCGTCAACCGTAGCGACCTGCAAGGCCAACTGCCCGTGGACGGCAAAAACGTGGTGTCCGCGCCCGTGCCTGGCGACTGGTGGAAGTTGTACCAAGACCCGCGCCTGGATGAGCTGGTGCGCCAGGCCATGGCCTCCAACACCGACCTGCGCGTGGCCGCCGCCAACCTGCAGCGCGCGCGTTACCAGACCCAACAGGCGCAATCCGCCGGTGGCTGGAGTGCGGGCGTCAAGGCCGAGGCGCAGCGCCTGCAGGAGTCCGGCGAAGCGTTCCTGCTGGCGGACAAAGTCCCGGTCGACAACATCGGCAGTGTGGGCATCACCACCTCGTATCAATTTGACCTGTTCGGCACCCTGCAACGCGGCATCGAAAGCGCCCAGGCCAGCGCCGATGCGGCCCAGGCTGCGGCCGATATCGCGCGCATCACCCTGGTGGCGGATGTGGTGCGTTCCTACACCCAGGTCTGCGCAGCCAATGAAGAGCTGGCGATTGCCAATGAGTCTCTGGAACTGCAAGCCCAAAGCACCCGGCTGACCCAGCGCCTGCGCGACGCCGGGCGGGGTGATGAAACCCAGGTCACCCGCTCGCAGACCCAATACAAATCCTTGCGCGCCGACATGCCGCGCTACCAGGCGGCGCGCCAGGCGGGACTGTTCCGCCTGTCGATGCTGCTGGCCAAGCCGGTGGACCAACTGCCGGCGGGCACCGGCAACTGCGCCGAGCTGCCGCACATCGCCCAACTGTTGCCGGTGGGCGATGGCGCGGCGCTGCTCAAGCGCCGCCCCGACGTGCGCCAGGCCGAACGCCAATTGGCGGCGGCCACCGCACGGATCGGCGTCGCCACCGGCGCCTTGTACCCGGACATCGCCATCGGCGCCACGGTGGGCACCGTCGGCCTGCTCGACAACCTCGGCCAGCCGGCCACCAACCGCTGGGGCTTTGGCCCGATGATCAGCTGGACCGTGCCGACCAACGGCGCCCGTGCGCGCATCCACGAAGCCGAGGCCGCGACCCAGGGCGCCCTGGCGCATTTTGACGGGGTGGTGCTCAACGCCATCCGCGAAACCCAGACCGGCCTTGCCCAGTACACCGCCATGTTGCAGCGCCGTGACGCACTGGCCGACGCCGAGCAATCGGCCCAACAAGCGGCGGACCAGACCCACCGGTTCTTCCAGGCCGGGCGCGAATCGTTCCTGGCCGACCTGCAAGCCACGCGCACCTACACCGCGATGCGGGCGCAATTGGCGGCGGCCAACACCCAGGTCGCCATGAGCCAGATCGACCTGTTCCTGGCCCTTGGCGGCGGTTGGGAAAGCGGACGAACGCACGCTGCGCCAGCCAGCAAACCCTGA